A single Nicotiana tabacum cultivar K326 chromosome 5, ASM71507v2, whole genome shotgun sequence DNA region contains:
- the LOC142181096 gene encoding uncharacterized protein LOC142181096, producing MDVPVKKPQDNGQKTSINDDVLARRLKNRERQRRYRERKRLKADTMRVLGSNQLASVPVEVPVIAAPQYSVLPVNVTPLDSSMPVNVAPLDSSMPVNVAPLDSSVPVNVAPREYVMPVDVAPLDSSVPVNVAPREYVMPVNVATGKCVMPVSSASRESVTRVYSGRKWKCDARKAHAVRQKEVSSNGSVKPDLASTGGSQEPCLPHVQPANVALSNVISSPLTALENSGTPKSIPSRRHWKAEARNKKS from the coding sequence ATGGATGTTCCCGTGAAGAAGCCTCAGGATAATGGGCAGAAAACCTCAATCAATGATGACGTTCTGGCTCGGAGGCTAAAAAACCGAGAGCGTCAACGCAGATATAGAGAAAGGAAACGTCTTAAAGCTGATACAATGAGGGTGTTGGGCTCAAACCAATTAGCTTCAGTGCCAGTGGAGGTGCCTGTGATTGCTGCTCCTCAGTATAGTGTACTGCCGGTGAATGTTACTCCTCTCGATTCTTCAATGCCAGTGAATGTTGCTCCTCTCGATTCTTCAATGCCAGTGAATGTTGCTCCTCTGGACTCTTCAGTGCCAGTAAATGTCGCTCCCCGGGAATATGTAATGCCAGTGGATGTTGCTCCTCTGGACTCTTCAGTGCCAGTAAATGTAGCTCCCCGGGAATATGTAATGCCAGTGAATGTTGCTACTGGAAAATGTGTGATGCCGGTGAGCAGTGCGTCCCGGGAGTCTGTCACCCGTGTTTACTCTGGGCGGAAATGGAAATGCGATGCCCGAAAGGCCCATGCGGTGAGGCAGAAAGAAGTTAGCTCTAATGGTTCGGTTAAACCAGATTTAGCATCAACTGGTGGAAGTCAAGAACCATGTTTACCCCATGTTCAACCGGCAAACGTGGCATTAAGTAATGTTATTTCTTCACCGTTGACTGCACTGGAAAATAGTGGAACACCTAAATCTATTCCCAGTAGGAGACATTGGAAAGCGGAAGCTAGAAATAAGAAGAGCTGA